TTGCCGATGCCCTGAAAACCACAAAACCTGAAGAGAAAGCGCGCCTCTATAAAGACGCGCAGGATATCATCTGGAAAGAGTCGCCGTGGGTTCCGCTGGTGGTGGAAAAACTGGTGTCAGCCCATAACAAGGCGCTGACCGGGTTCTACATCATGCCGGATACGGGCTTTAGTTTTGATGACGCTGATTTGAAATAAGAAAACTCACTCCCGCAGGCGGCGGTCTGCGGGATGAGAGGGAAAGGCATGCTGAATTATGTTTTTAAACGCCTGCTGGGGCTAATTCCTACGCTGCTCATTGTGGCGGTGCTGGTGTTTTTGTTTGTCCATTTGCTGCCGGGCGATCCGGCCAGATTAATCGCAGGGCCAGAAGCTGATGCGTCAGTGATTGAGCTGGTCCGTAAACAGCTGGGTCTTGATCAGCCACTTTATAAGCAGTTCTTGCATTATATCGGGAACGTTTTGCAGGGGGATTTTGGAACCTCGATGGTGTCGCGTCGTCCGGTCTCCGAAGAAATTGCCAGCCGCTTTATGCCGACGTTTTGGTTAACGATTGCCAGCATGAGCTGGGCGGTGCTGTTTGGCCTTGCCGCCGGGATTGTCGCGGCCGTCTGGCGAAATCGCTGGCCGGATAAGCTGGGTATGGCGCTTGCTGTGACGGGGATTTCGTTTCCGGCGTTTGCATTGGGAATGTTGCTGATGCAGATCTTCTCCGTTGAGTTGGGCTGGCTGCCTACGGTCGGGGCTGATACCTGGAAGCACTATATTCTGCCCTCATTGACCCTGGGGGCGGCCGTGGCTGCGGTGATGGCGCGCTTTACCCGCGCGTCGTTTGTTGACGTTCTGAGTGAGGATTATATCCGCACAGCCCGGGCAAAAGGGGTCAGCGAAAAATGGGTCGTGCTTAAACATGGTTTTCGTAATGCCATGATCCCGGTGGTGACAATGATGGGGCTGCAGTTTGGCTTTCTGTTGGGCGGCTCGATTGTGGTGGAAAAAGTGTTTAACTGGCCAGGTCTGGGGCGTCTGCTGGTGGATTCGGTCGACATGCGTGACTATCCGGTCATTCAGGCTGAAGTCCTGCTTTTCTCTCTGGAGTTTATTCTTATTAACTTAGTGGTGGACGTGCTCTATGCCGCCATTAACCCGGCTATCAGGTATAAGTAAGATGCGATTGTTGAACTGGCGTCGTCAGGCCATTTTAAACGCTATGCCGGGGCTAAAGCCGGACCATATACGAACCCCGTGGTTTGAATTCTGGCGACGGTTCCGCCGCCAGCCCGTCGCGATGACAGCGGCGCTGTTTGTGTTGCTGTTGATCCTGGTGGCGATCCTGGCCCCGTGGATCGCCCCATTTGATGCGGAAAACTACTTTGACTATGACCGCCTGAACGACGGGCCTTCAATGCTGCACTGGTTTGGCGTGGACTCCCTCGGGCGCGATATTTTTAGCCGTGTGCTGGTGGGGGCGCGGATATCGCTGGCGGCAGGGGTCTTTGCCGTATTGATTGGCGCGGCGATAGGGACGGTACTCGGTCTGCTGGCAGGGTATTACGAAGGCTGGTGGGACAGGCTCATTATGCGGATCTGCGATGTACTCTTCGCGTTTCCCGGCATTTTGCTGGCGATTGCGGTCGTCGCCATTATGGGGAGTGGCATGGCGAATGTGATCATCGCTGTAGCGGTCTTCTCTATTCCCGCCTTTGCCCGTCTGGTGCGCGGAAATACGCTGGTGCTCAAACAACAGACCTTTATTGAATCGGCCCGCAGTATGGGAGCAAATGACGCAACGATCCTGTTCAGCCATATATTGCCGGGCACAGTTTCGTCCATCGTGGTCTATTTCACGATGCGTATTGGGGTGTCGATTATCTCTGCGGCAAGTCTGTCGTTTCTGGGATTAGGTGCGCAACCGCCGACGCCGGAGTGGGGGGCGATGCTCAACGAGGCAAGGGCAGATATGGTGATAGCCCCGCATGTGGCGTTATTTCCGAGTCTGGCCATTTTCCTGACCGTGCTGGCATTTAACCTGCTTGGCGATGGGCTTCGCGATGCGCTTGATCCGAGGATTAAGGGATAAAAGAGGTCACTGGAATTCCCTCTCCCCTTGGGGGAGAGGGTTAGGGTGAAGGGGAATTAAACCCGGCTACCCCACAGGTCATACTCGTCAGCGTTTTCAACTTTCACGCGCACGATATCACCCGGTTTTACGTTCGTTTCACCGTTCAAGTACACCGCGCCATCGATTTCCGGGGCATCCGCCATACTGCGGCCAATTGCGCCTTCTTCGTCCACTTCGTCGATGATCACCAGGATC
This sequence is a window from Enterobacter sp. RHBSTW-00994. Protein-coding genes within it:
- the gsiC gene encoding glutathione ABC transporter permease GsiC → MLNYVFKRLLGLIPTLLIVAVLVFLFVHLLPGDPARLIAGPEADASVIELVRKQLGLDQPLYKQFLHYIGNVLQGDFGTSMVSRRPVSEEIASRFMPTFWLTIASMSWAVLFGLAAGIVAAVWRNRWPDKLGMALAVTGISFPAFALGMLLMQIFSVELGWLPTVGADTWKHYILPSLTLGAAVAAVMARFTRASFVDVLSEDYIRTARAKGVSEKWVVLKHGFRNAMIPVVTMMGLQFGFLLGGSIVVEKVFNWPGLGRLLVDSVDMRDYPVIQAEVLLFSLEFILINLVVDVLYAAINPAIRYK
- the gsiD gene encoding glutathione ABC transporter permease GsiD; the protein is MRLLNWRRQAILNAMPGLKPDHIRTPWFEFWRRFRRQPVAMTAALFVLLLILVAILAPWIAPFDAENYFDYDRLNDGPSMLHWFGVDSLGRDIFSRVLVGARISLAAGVFAVLIGAAIGTVLGLLAGYYEGWWDRLIMRICDVLFAFPGILLAIAVVAIMGSGMANVIIAVAVFSIPAFARLVRGNTLVLKQQTFIESARSMGANDATILFSHILPGTVSSIVVYFTMRIGVSIISAASLSFLGLGAQPPTPEWGAMLNEARADMVIAPHVALFPSLAIFLTVLAFNLLGDGLRDALDPRIKG